A stretch of Bos indicus x Bos taurus breed Angus x Brahman F1 hybrid chromosome 17, Bos_hybrid_MaternalHap_v2.0, whole genome shotgun sequence DNA encodes these proteins:
- the RSPH14 gene encoding radial spoke head 14 homolog isoform X2: protein MGAIGKLTDCSDAQQNAEKGSLPASAFSFTGSPSAGLGARSPSSLCLKRLKPEPRCQCSSVLPYAPCISEPTGALGIVNSGLIPSLVWKLQREEEEIQVLLLDTLAACLTEDATEALASRAVPFLKEKLLSTNCDIRSKAARTLIAVSVPPEGKIQVWQHDVIPILVHLLKDRDEEVQANAAGALMNATVTTEGKYAALDAEATRPLLQLLTSSLSKARLNAIKALTMLAEAPEGRKLLQPHVATFRALEEDFSLAVQRAAQIAIRVIEWKP, encoded by the exons ATGGGCGCCATTGGGAAGCTCACAGACTGCTCGGATGCTCAGCAAAATGCAGAGAAGGGCAGTCTGCCAGCTTCTGCTTTCAGTTTCACGGGGAGCCCATCTGCGGGCCTCGGAGCCAGGAGCCCCTCGTCCCTGTGCTTAAAAAGACTCAAGCCAGAACCAAGATGTCagtgctcctctgtcctcccctacgCGCCGTGCATCTCAGAGCCCACAG GGGCCCTGGGCATCGTCAACAGTGGCCTGATCCCCTCGCTGGTGTGGAAGCTGCAGCGGGAGGAGGAAGAAATCCAGGTGCTCCTGCTGGACACGCTGGCCGCCTGCCTCACGGAGGATGCCACCGAGGCGCTGGCCAGCCGCGCGGTGCCCTTCCTGAAGGAGAAGCTTCTGAGCACCAACTGCGACATCCGCAGCAAAGCCGCCCGCACGCTCATCGCCGTCAG CGTCCCCCCGGAGGGCAAGATCCAGGTGTGGCAGCATGATGTCATCCCCATCCTGGTTCACCTGCTGAAGGACAGAGACGAGGAGGTGCAGGCCAACGCGGCGGGGGCGCTCATGAACGCCACGGTGACCACCGAAG GGAAGTACGCGGCCCTGGACGCGGAGGCCACCCGcccgctgctgcagctgctgacctcgTCTCTGAGCAAGGCGCGCCTGAACGCCATCAAGGCCCTCACCATGCTGGCCGAGGCACCTGAGGGCCGCAAGCTCCTGCAGCCCCACGTGGCCACCTTCCGGGCGCTCGAGGAGGACTTCAGCCTGGCCGTGCAGCGCGCAGCCCAGATCGCCATCAGAGTCATCGAGTGGAAGCCCTGA
- the RSPH14 gene encoding radial spoke head 14 homolog isoform X3 → MEGGFVVFAARASRVRAHQGPWQSCHRSFTGSPSAGLGARSPSSLCLKRLKPEPRCQCSSVLPYAPCISEPTGALGIVNSGLIPSLVWKLQREEEEIQVLLLDTLAACLTEDATEALASRAVPFLKEKLLSTNCDIRSKAARTLIAVSVPPEGKIQVWQHDVIPILVHLLKDRDEEVQANAAGALMNATVTTEGKYAALDAEATRPLLQLLTSSLSKARLNAIKALTMLAEAPEGRKLLQPHVATFRALEEDFSLAVQRAAQIAIRVIEWKP, encoded by the exons ATGGAAGGGGGCTTCGTCGTCTTTGCTGCTCGGGCCAGCAGGGTTAGGGCTCATCAGGGTCCCTGGCAATCCTGCCACagaag TTTCACGGGGAGCCCATCTGCGGGCCTCGGAGCCAGGAGCCCCTCGTCCCTGTGCTTAAAAAGACTCAAGCCAGAACCAAGATGTCagtgctcctctgtcctcccctacgCGCCGTGCATCTCAGAGCCCACAG GGGCCCTGGGCATCGTCAACAGTGGCCTGATCCCCTCGCTGGTGTGGAAGCTGCAGCGGGAGGAGGAAGAAATCCAGGTGCTCCTGCTGGACACGCTGGCCGCCTGCCTCACGGAGGATGCCACCGAGGCGCTGGCCAGCCGCGCGGTGCCCTTCCTGAAGGAGAAGCTTCTGAGCACCAACTGCGACATCCGCAGCAAAGCCGCCCGCACGCTCATCGCCGTCAG CGTCCCCCCGGAGGGCAAGATCCAGGTGTGGCAGCATGATGTCATCCCCATCCTGGTTCACCTGCTGAAGGACAGAGACGAGGAGGTGCAGGCCAACGCGGCGGGGGCGCTCATGAACGCCACGGTGACCACCGAAG GGAAGTACGCGGCCCTGGACGCGGAGGCCACCCGcccgctgctgcagctgctgacctcgTCTCTGAGCAAGGCGCGCCTGAACGCCATCAAGGCCCTCACCATGCTGGCCGAGGCACCTGAGGGCCGCAAGCTCCTGCAGCCCCACGTGGCCACCTTCCGGGCGCTCGAGGAGGACTTCAGCCTGGCCGTGCAGCGCGCAGCCCAGATCGCCATCAGAGTCATCGAGTGGAAGCCCTGA